A single window of Rhizobium sp. SL42 DNA harbors:
- a CDS encoding sarcosine oxidase subunit alpha family protein: MTGSRLSSGGLVNRGRSLSFTFDGQTLKGFEGDTLASALIANDQMLVGRSFKYHRPRGIVTAGSSEPNALVTIGAGGRAEPNTRATVAELYQGMEAKSQNCWPSLKYDVGAVNSLLSPFLSAGFYYKTFMWPKPFWEKVYEPIIRRAAGLGKTPFEVDPDRYEKAWAHCDLLVIGAGPTGLMAARAAARAGMRVILADESFRFGGSLLSERVSVGGMAAADFAQSVVDELKGLSNVTLMARTTVFGWYDDNVFGAVEKVQKHVALPSSDLPVERVWRIVAKRAILASGAEERPLVFGGNDRPGVMTSGAVRTYLHRYGVAAGREVAIFTNGGAGYRTAADLVAAGVSIAAIVDGRSQSADEAPAGVRVIRGGAVVDTKGRHRISGLIVERSGHQEEISCDALAMSGGFSPIVHIACQRGEKPVWSDVHQAFLAPDVGGGLRLAGAAAGVSSLKACLRDGAEKAHDAIGDLGRLVGMVDVPEVEGEFDAEFAPLWYVPGAKGKAFVDFQNDVHVKDLSLAQREAMGHVEHTKRYTTGGMATDQGKLGNVNTIGIMAGMRGVSPAEIGTTNFRPFYTPVSFGAMAGTSRAEHSRPVRTSPLHGWAKRQGAVFVESGLWYRSSWFPRDGEKTWREAVDREVLNIRANAGLCDVSTLGKIEVFGKDAAEFLNRLYSNAFLKLPVGKARYGLMLREDGMIYDDGTTSRLSDEHFFVTTTTAYAGEVMTHMEFCAQALWPDLDVRFVSTSDEWAQMAIAGPKARIILEQIVDHDISNEAFPFLSAREVLLKGGLKARLFRISFSGELAFELAVPANCGEAVADAIMAAGKPHGICAYGVEALNVLRIEKGHITHSEINGATTPDDLGMGRMFSTQKPDFIGKRLSSRFGLTAADRPQLVGLKPLERDKEIKAGAHLLKEGARPSMPHDQGYVTSVCYSPSLNSYIGLALLKSGRERIGEKVVVWDALRGSETMAEVCNPVFYDPDNKKLHL, from the coding sequence ATGACCGGTTCGCGTCTGTCTTCCGGCGGCCTGGTCAATCGTGGCCGCAGCCTGTCCTTCACCTTCGATGGCCAGACGTTGAAGGGTTTCGAGGGCGATACCCTCGCCTCGGCCCTGATTGCCAACGATCAAATGCTGGTCGGCCGATCGTTCAAGTATCACCGCCCGCGCGGCATTGTGACGGCCGGATCGTCTGAACCGAACGCCTTGGTGACAATCGGCGCCGGCGGTCGCGCCGAGCCGAATACGCGGGCGACTGTTGCCGAACTCTATCAGGGCATGGAAGCGAAGAGCCAGAATTGCTGGCCGTCGCTGAAATACGATGTCGGCGCGGTCAACAGCCTGCTTTCGCCGTTCCTCAGTGCCGGCTTCTACTACAAGACGTTCATGTGGCCGAAGCCGTTCTGGGAAAAGGTCTATGAACCGATCATCCGTCGTGCGGCAGGTCTCGGCAAGACACCGTTCGAAGTCGATCCCGATCGCTACGAAAAAGCCTGGGCGCATTGCGACCTGCTGGTGATCGGTGCAGGCCCGACAGGGCTGATGGCAGCAAGGGCTGCGGCACGAGCCGGCATGCGCGTCATCCTGGCCGACGAAAGCTTCCGCTTCGGCGGTTCGCTGCTCAGCGAGCGTGTTTCGGTCGGAGGCATGGCGGCTGCCGACTTCGCGCAAAGTGTCGTCGATGAGCTCAAGGGCCTGTCAAATGTGACGCTGATGGCGCGCACAACCGTGTTCGGCTGGTATGACGACAATGTCTTCGGTGCCGTTGAAAAGGTGCAGAAACATGTGGCGCTGCCGTCGTCAGACCTGCCGGTCGAGCGGGTCTGGCGTATCGTGGCCAAGCGCGCGATCCTGGCATCCGGTGCCGAGGAACGTCCGTTGGTGTTTGGCGGCAATGACAGACCAGGGGTGATGACCTCCGGTGCAGTTCGCACCTATCTTCACCGTTACGGGGTGGCGGCGGGCCGAGAGGTGGCAATCTTCACCAATGGCGGTGCCGGCTATCGAACCGCAGCGGATCTCGTCGCCGCCGGCGTCAGCATCGCGGCAATCGTTGATGGTCGCTCGCAATCTGCCGACGAAGCGCCGGCCGGTGTCCGGGTCATTCGCGGCGGTGCCGTGGTTGATACCAAGGGACGCCACCGCATTTCCGGCCTGATTGTCGAGCGCTCCGGTCATCAGGAAGAGATATCCTGCGATGCCCTGGCGATGAGCGGCGGCTTCAGCCCGATCGTGCATATCGCCTGCCAGCGTGGGGAAAAGCCGGTCTGGTCCGACGTGCATCAGGCATTTCTTGCACCGGATGTCGGCGGTGGACTTCGTCTCGCAGGGGCTGCCGCGGGCGTCTCTTCGCTCAAAGCCTGCCTGCGCGACGGCGCGGAAAAGGCCCATGACGCGATCGGCGATCTCGGTCGGCTGGTCGGCATGGTCGACGTGCCGGAGGTCGAGGGCGAATTCGACGCGGAATTTGCGCCGCTGTGGTATGTGCCGGGCGCCAAGGGCAAGGCCTTCGTCGACTTCCAGAACGACGTGCATGTGAAGGACCTGAGCCTTGCCCAGCGCGAGGCGATGGGCCATGTCGAACATACGAAGCGCTATACGACCGGCGGCATGGCGACCGACCAGGGCAAGCTCGGCAATGTCAACACGATCGGCATCATGGCCGGGATGCGCGGCGTTTCGCCGGCCGAGATCGGTACGACGAACTTCCGGCCGTTCTACACGCCGGTTTCCTTCGGCGCGATGGCCGGCACGAGCCGTGCCGAGCATTCGCGGCCGGTGCGTACCTCGCCGTTGCATGGCTGGGCGAAGCGGCAGGGCGCCGTCTTCGTCGAATCCGGCCTGTGGTATCGCTCATCCTGGTTCCCGCGTGACGGTGAAAAGACCTGGCGCGAGGCGGTCGACCGCGAGGTGCTGAACATTCGCGCCAATGCCGGCCTTTGCGATGTCTCGACACTCGGCAAGATCGAGGTGTTTGGCAAGGATGCGGCGGAATTTCTCAATCGGCTCTATTCCAACGCCTTCCTCAAGCTGCCGGTCGGCAAGGCACGTTACGGCCTGATGCTGCGCGAGGACGGCATGATCTACGACGACGGCACGACGAGCCGGCTGTCGGACGAGCATTTCTTCGTGACGACCACCACCGCCTATGCCGGCGAGGTGATGACGCATATGGAATTCTGCGCCCAGGCGCTGTGGCCGGATCTCGACGTGCGGTTCGTCTCCACCTCGGACGAATGGGCACAGATGGCGATTGCCGGCCCGAAGGCGCGCATCATCCTCGAGCAAATCGTCGATCACGACATTTCCAACGAGGCCTTCCCCTTCCTGTCGGCGCGCGAAGTGCTGCTCAAGGGCGGCCTCAAGGCGCGGCTGTTCCGGATTTCCTTCTCCGGTGAACTCGCCTTCGAACTGGCCGTGCCCGCCAATTGCGGTGAGGCGGTCGCGGATGCGATCATGGCGGCCGGCAAACCGCATGGTATCTGCGCCTACGGCGTCGAGGCGCTCAACGTGCTGCGGATCGAAAAGGGCCACATTACCCATAGCGAGATCAACGGCGCCACAACGCCGGACGACCTGGGGATGGGCCGGATGTTCTCGACCCAGAAGCCGGATTTCATCGGCAAGCGGCTGTCGAGCCGCTTTGGCCTGACGGCTGCCGATCGTCCGCAATTGGTGGGCCTGAAACCGCTCGAGCGCGACAAGGAAATCAAGGCGGGTGCACATCTGCTGAAGGAAGGTGCGAGACCATCGATGCCGCATGACCAGGGCTATGTGACCTCGGTCTGCTATTCGCCGTCGCTGAACTCCTACATTGGCCTCGCGCTGCTCAAATCCGGCCGTGAACGCATCGGCGAGAAGGTCGTGGTCTGGGATGCCTTGCGTGGCAGCGAAACGATGGCAGAGGTGTGTAATCCGGTCTTCTACGATCCCGACAACAAGAAACTTCACCTGTAA
- a CDS encoding sarcosine oxidase subunit delta, with translation MASLITCPHCGIRPKEEFSIRGDASPVRPVAAASDDSWYAYVFVRDNPKGRIIEHWHHAAGCRRWLVVERDNAASHEVYSVTDASVHARGAAR, from the coding sequence ATGGCCAGCCTCATCACTTGCCCGCATTGCGGCATCCGTCCGAAAGAAGAGTTCTCGATCCGGGGCGATGCCAGCCCGGTGCGGCCGGTGGCCGCTGCCTCCGACGATAGTTGGTATGCCTATGTGTTCGTCCGTGACAATCCGAAAGGCCGGATTATCGAACACTGGCATCACGCAGCCGGATGTCGTCGCTGGCTGGTTGTCGAGCGTGACAATGCTGCAAGCCACGAGGTCTATAGCGTGACGGATGCCAGCGTCCATGCCAGGGGAGCTGCCCGATGA
- a CDS encoding sarcosine oxidase subunit beta family protein: MRYSALSIFRQALSGNRNWAPMWREPDPKPHYDVIIVGGGGHGLATAYYLAKEFGITNVAVLEKSYLGSGNVGRNTTIIRSNYLLEGNEPFYEFSMKLWEGLEQDLNYNAMISQRGIVNLFHSDGQRDAYARRGNAMMMHGVAAELLDREQVRKMMPYLNFDHGRFPILGGLLQRRGGTARHDAVAWGYGRAADSRGVDLIQNCEVNGIRRDEAGNVVGVETSRGFIGCNKLALATAGHTSVTGKMAGLELPIETHVLQAFVSEGIKPVIDNVITYGAGHFYISQSDKGGLVFGADIDYYSSYAQRGNLATVEHTIEEGVSLIPGLSRVRVLRAWGGVMDMSMDGSPIIDKTPIDNLYLNCGWCYGGFKATPASGFCFAHLIAKNEAHPVARLLRLDRFKRGFAVDEGGKGPQPNLH; encoded by the coding sequence ATGCGTTATTCGGCCCTTTCAATCTTTCGACAGGCACTGTCGGGCAATCGCAACTGGGCGCCGATGTGGCGTGAGCCCGATCCCAAACCGCATTATGACGTGATCATCGTCGGCGGCGGCGGTCACGGGCTGGCGACGGCTTATTACCTCGCCAAGGAATTTGGCATCACCAATGTCGCGGTCCTGGAAAAGAGCTATCTCGGCTCGGGCAATGTCGGGCGCAACACCACGATCATCCGCTCGAACTACCTGCTTGAAGGCAACGAGCCTTTCTATGAATTCTCGATGAAGCTGTGGGAGGGACTGGAGCAGGACCTCAACTACAATGCCATGATTTCCCAGCGCGGTATCGTCAATCTGTTCCACAGCGATGGCCAGCGCGACGCCTATGCGCGGCGCGGCAATGCGATGATGATGCACGGGGTGGCCGCCGAACTGCTTGATCGCGAGCAGGTGCGCAAGATGATGCCCTATCTCAATTTTGACCACGGCCGCTTTCCAATCCTGGGCGGCCTCCTGCAAAGGCGCGGCGGCACGGCCCGTCATGACGCTGTTGCCTGGGGTTATGGACGTGCTGCCGACAGTCGCGGTGTCGACCTGATCCAGAACTGCGAAGTCAATGGCATCCGTCGCGACGAGGCGGGCAATGTCGTCGGCGTCGAAACGAGCCGCGGCTTCATCGGCTGCAACAAGCTGGCGCTGGCGACGGCCGGCCATACATCGGTGACCGGCAAAATGGCCGGGCTGGAACTGCCGATCGAAACGCATGTGCTGCAGGCCTTTGTCTCGGAAGGCATCAAGCCGGTGATCGACAATGTCATCACCTATGGCGCCGGCCATTTCTACATCTCGCAGTCGGACAAGGGCGGCTTGGTCTTCGGTGCCGACATCGATTATTATTCCTCCTATGCCCAGCGCGGCAACCTGGCGACGGTCGAGCATACGATCGAGGAAGGCGTTTCGCTTATTCCGGGGCTTTCGCGCGTGAGGGTCCTGCGTGCCTGGGGCGGCGTCATGGACATGTCGATGGACGGTTCTCCGATCATCGACAAGACGCCGATCGACAATCTCTACCTGAACTGCGGCTGGTGTTACGGCGGCTTCAAGGCGACGCCGGCCTCGGGCTTCTGCTTCGCCCACCTGATCGCCAAGAACGAAGCCCATCCCGTTGCCCGTCTGCTCCGGCTCGACCGCTTCAAGCGCGGTTTCGCCGTGGATGAAGGCGGCAAGGGCCCGCAACCGAATTTGCACTGA
- the cysQ gene encoding 3'(2'),5'-bisphosphate nucleotidase CysQ, giving the protein MADDAAIARIFEQAALGAGRIILDIYRAGPDIRLKSDSTPVTQADEAAESLILADLIAHLPHLPVVAEEAVAAGDVPATEGQRFLLVDPLDGTREFIAGHDDFTVNIALIENGIPTIGMVYAPALGIAYLGFGNKAEKLLIDEQFQVTARTTIRGRPTHPKACALVSRSHNSEATEAYIRDNGIPERRTVGSSLKFCLLAEGEADLYPRFGRTMEWDTAAGDAVLRAAGGITMTTDHQPLTYGKRNRIHETDFANPDFIAWASPPQRG; this is encoded by the coding sequence GTGGCCGACGACGCAGCGATCGCGCGAATTTTCGAGCAGGCAGCCCTTGGCGCCGGCCGGATCATTCTCGATATTTATCGGGCCGGCCCCGACATCCGCCTCAAGAGTGACAGCACACCGGTAACCCAGGCTGATGAAGCGGCCGAGAGCCTGATCCTGGCCGACCTGATCGCCCATCTGCCACATCTACCGGTCGTCGCTGAAGAAGCCGTGGCTGCGGGCGATGTGCCCGCAACCGAAGGCCAGCGCTTCCTGCTGGTCGATCCGCTTGACGGCACCCGCGAATTCATTGCCGGCCATGACGACTTTACCGTCAACATCGCCCTCATCGAAAACGGCATACCGACCATCGGCATGGTCTATGCACCGGCCCTGGGCATTGCCTATCTCGGGTTCGGGAACAAGGCGGAAAAGCTCCTGATCGATGAGCAGTTCCAGGTGACGGCCCGGACCACGATCCGCGGACGCCCCACGCATCCCAAGGCCTGCGCGCTGGTCAGCCGCTCGCACAACAGCGAGGCGACCGAGGCCTATATCCGCGACAACGGCATTCCCGAGCGCCGTACCGTCGGCTCGTCGCTGAAATTCTGTCTCCTGGCCGAGGGCGAGGCCGATCTCTACCCACGCTTCGGCCGGACGATGGAATGGGACACGGCAGCGGGCGACGCCGTGCTAAGGGCAGCCGGCGGCATCACGATGACGACCGATCACCAGCCGCTCACCTATGGCAAGCGCAACCGAATCCACGAGACAGATTTCGCCAATCCCGACTTCATTGCCTGGGCAAGCCCGCCGCAGCGGGGATGA
- a CDS encoding DUF2793 domain-containing protein has translation MSDTTSNLDLPFILPAQAQKHVTHNEALQRLDALVQLVIQSEASEPPPAPSEGDVHWLLAPAGGVWSGREGHLALYQDAAWLFIAPRLGWRGYIASEQRPAVFDGAEWIALPLPSTANFDRLGIAATPDGSNRLAISSPASLFNHAGASHRLTVNKQSEDDTASLLFQSNWQGRAEMGLAGEDRFSIKVNSDVTGWRQAIGISPEGYVRLDQRPLARAALAAATLTPASGTATGFDLLHLSGGGVTLGLPLASGFGKPLLVPATGFYLLALTVTANSSGSHSVALRRNGGEDLAHHTGGAGTSTVVTLAWLDSGDAITLLHNSTTEYVFGYGRTELNLMLL, from the coding sequence ATGTCCGACACCACCAGCAATCTCGACCTGCCCTTCATCCTTCCTGCCCAGGCGCAGAAACACGTTACGCATAACGAAGCCCTGCAACGGCTGGACGCACTGGTGCAACTGGTCATCCAAAGCGAGGCATCGGAACCTCCGCCGGCCCCGTCAGAGGGTGATGTCCATTGGTTGCTCGCCCCGGCCGGTGGCGTCTGGAGCGGCCGCGAGGGTCACCTGGCGCTCTATCAGGACGCCGCATGGCTGTTCATCGCCCCTCGCCTCGGCTGGCGCGGCTATATCGCCAGCGAACAGCGCCCGGCAGTCTTCGATGGCGCGGAATGGATCGCCCTTCCGCTGCCGTCGACGGCAAATTTCGACCGCCTCGGCATCGCCGCCACCCCGGACGGCTCCAATCGACTGGCGATCTCCTCACCCGCGAGCCTATTCAATCACGCCGGCGCCAGCCACCGGCTGACCGTCAACAAGCAATCTGAAGACGATACTGCAAGCCTGCTCTTCCAGTCCAACTGGCAGGGCCGCGCCGAAATGGGTCTGGCGGGCGAAGATCGCTTCTCGATCAAGGTGAACAGCGATGTGACCGGCTGGCGCCAGGCAATTGGAATTTCCCCGGAAGGTTATGTGCGCCTCGATCAGCGACCGCTGGCGCGCGCGGCCCTGGCGGCTGCAACACTGACGCCAGCGAGCGGCACGGCGACCGGTTTCGACCTGCTGCATCTGTCGGGAGGCGGCGTCACGCTCGGCCTGCCCCTCGCATCCGGCTTCGGCAAGCCGCTACTGGTTCCGGCTACGGGGTTCTACCTGCTGGCGCTGACGGTCACGGCCAACAGCAGCGGCAGCCACTCGGTCGCACTGCGGCGCAATGGAGGTGAGGATCTCGCCCACCACACCGGTGGTGCCGGAACCTCGACGGTTGTCACGCTCGCATGGCTGGACAGCGGTGATGCGATCACCCTTCTTCACAACAGCACGACAGAATACGTATTCGGCTACGGCAGGACCGAGCTCAATCTGATGCTGCTATAA
- a CDS encoding helix-turn-helix transcriptional regulator, with protein MDAFVSGQWAGKLLELAREHGFRHCLLASFPKGDRPEFAANLVVTNWPQAVREAYEAAEVFAGSLLVARLKQTIMPVFSAENLFVGQAPNEQRSKLLALFDQHGLAGSLAFNLHDRHLAQYVLVFSGRLVPPDRAELAKMQFAAMEMLDLGADELVPRYGPREKLSAREIECLRWSAAGKSSDEIAIILDISTHTVVSYLKSAMRKLEAVNRMQAVARACRFRLL; from the coding sequence TTGGATGCATTCGTATCCGGACAGTGGGCCGGCAAGTTGCTGGAACTGGCGCGCGAGCATGGCTTCCGTCACTGCCTGCTGGCGAGTTTTCCCAAGGGAGACCGGCCGGAATTTGCCGCCAATCTTGTGGTGACGAACTGGCCGCAGGCGGTGCGTGAGGCTTATGAGGCGGCCGAGGTGTTTGCCGGAAGTCTGCTGGTGGCGCGCCTCAAGCAGACCATCATGCCCGTCTTCTCTGCCGAGAACCTGTTCGTCGGCCAGGCTCCCAACGAGCAAAGGTCAAAGCTGCTTGCGCTTTTTGACCAGCATGGACTGGCTGGCAGCCTTGCCTTCAACCTGCATGACCGGCATCTGGCGCAATATGTTCTGGTGTTTTCCGGACGGCTGGTGCCGCCCGATCGCGCCGAGCTGGCGAAGATGCAGTTTGCGGCAATGGAGATGCTGGACCTCGGCGCAGACGAACTCGTGCCGCGCTATGGCCCGCGGGAAAAACTGTCGGCCCGAGAGATCGAATGCCTGCGTTGGTCGGCCGCGGGCAAGAGCAGCGACGAGATTGCCATCATTCTCGACATCTCAACCCACACCGTGGTGAGCTACCTGAAGAGTGCCATGCGCAAGCTTGAGGCAGTCAACCGCATGCAGGCCGTTGCACGTGCCTGTCGGTTCCGGTTGCTCTGA
- the sciP gene encoding CtrA inhibitor SciP: MTEMIRPRVKYVIGPDGSPLTIADLPPANTRRWVIRRKAEVVAAVRGGLLSLEEACERYTLTVEEFLSWQSSISDHGLPGLRTTRIQQYRH; this comes from the coding sequence ATGACCGAAATGATCCGCCCCCGAGTGAAATATGTCATCGGTCCCGATGGCAGCCCGCTGACGATTGCCGATCTGCCCCCGGCCAATACACGCCGTTGGGTGATCCGTCGTAAGGCCGAGGTTGTCGCCGCTGTTCGCGGTGGCCTGTTGAGCCTGGAAGAAGCCTGCGAACGTTACACTCTGACAGTCGAGGAATTCCTCTCCTGGCAGTCCTCCATTTCCGACCATGGCCTCCCGGGCCTGCGGACAACCAGAATTCAGCAATATCGCCATTAA
- a CDS encoding paraquat-inducible protein A, translating to MIWLKALLLILAPAFLALGVCLPLMRFESFYVLSEEPSLLSIIGSLWHGGDGLLSVIVGLVSVVFPTVKLLGLAAEHLNAAERRQGGWIATLVPVLSRWSMMDVLLVALVIFAAKTAGLVQAFSQPGLWFYAGSVVLAAILHRLPAGETMSEAMPQKG from the coding sequence TTGATCTGGCTGAAGGCCTTGCTGCTGATCCTTGCGCCGGCATTTCTGGCGCTTGGGGTCTGCCTGCCGCTGATGCGGTTTGAAAGTTTCTATGTTCTTTCCGAAGAGCCGTCGCTGCTGTCGATCATCGGTTCGCTGTGGCACGGCGGAGATGGCCTGCTGTCGGTCATCGTCGGTCTTGTCTCCGTGGTATTTCCGACGGTCAAGCTGCTGGGGCTCGCAGCCGAACACCTGAATGCGGCCGAGCGTCGGCAGGGCGGATGGATCGCAACGCTCGTTCCTGTCCTGTCGCGCTGGTCGATGATGGATGTACTTCTGGTGGCGCTAGTGATCTTTGCCGCCAAGACGGCGGGGCTTGTGCAGGCTTTTTCCCAGCCAGGACTGTGGTTCTATGCCGGGTCGGTCGTGCTTGCTGCCATCCTCCATCGTTTGCCGGCCGGCGAGACAATGTCAGAAGCCATGCCGCAAAAAGGGTAA
- a CDS encoding GNAT family N-acetyltransferase, with amino-acid sequence MNITFEQTGSGGRYLGKADGVADPAIMTFSRASPTLIIVDHTEVPDAMRGTGAGQALALYAVEEARKGGWKIIPLCPFFHAQMDRHPEWRDVLNG; translated from the coding sequence ATGAACATAACGTTTGAGCAGACCGGTTCGGGCGGACGCTATCTCGGCAAGGCGGACGGCGTCGCCGACCCCGCGATCATGACATTTTCGCGCGCCTCACCGACCTTGATCATCGTCGATCACACGGAGGTCCCCGATGCGATGCGCGGCACCGGTGCCGGTCAGGCTCTTGCACTTTATGCTGTGGAGGAGGCGCGCAAGGGCGGCTGGAAAATCATTCCGCTCTGCCCCTTTTTCCATGCCCAGATGGATCGCCATCCCGAATGGCGTGATGTGCTCAACGGATAA
- the ctrA gene encoding response regulator transcription factor CtrA: MRVLLIEDDSATAQSIELMLKSESFNVYTTDLGEEGVDLGKLYDYDIILLDLNLPDMSGYEVLRTLRLSKVKTPILILSGMAGIEDKVRGLGFGADDYMTKPFHKDELVARIHAIVRRSKGHAQSIIITGELIVNLDAKTVEVGGQRVHLTGKEYQMLELLSLRKGTTLTKEMFLNHLYGGMDEPELKIIDVFICKLRKKLANAAGGANYIETVWGRGYVLREPDGAEYSETA; this comes from the coding sequence ATGCGGGTTCTACTCATTGAAGACGACAGCGCTACGGCTCAGAGCATCGAATTGATGCTGAAGTCCGAGAGCTTCAACGTCTATACCACTGACCTGGGCGAAGAAGGCGTCGACCTGGGCAAACTCTACGACTACGACATCATTCTGCTCGACCTCAATCTCCCCGACATGTCCGGCTACGAAGTGCTTCGCACTCTGCGCCTGTCGAAGGTTAAGACACCTATCCTGATCCTGTCCGGTATGGCAGGCATCGAAGACAAGGTGCGCGGTCTCGGCTTTGGCGCTGACGATTACATGACGAAGCCGTTCCACAAGGACGAACTCGTTGCCCGTATTCATGCCATTGTCCGCCGCTCGAAGGGCCATGCCCAGTCGATCATCATCACCGGTGAACTGATCGTCAACCTCGACGCCAAGACCGTTGAAGTTGGTGGCCAGCGCGTTCACCTGACCGGCAAAGAATACCAGATGCTCGAACTGCTCTCGCTGCGCAAGGGCACGACTCTGACCAAGGAAATGTTCCTGAACCACCTTTATGGCGGCATGGACGAGCCGGAACTGAAGATCATCGACGTCTTCATCTGCAAGCTGCGCAAGAAGCTCGCCAATGCGGCCGGCGGTGCCAACTATATCGAAACGGTCTGGGGCCGCGGCTACGTGCTGCGCGAGCCGGACGGTGCCGAATACTCAGAAACGGCCTGA